In Equus caballus isolate H_3958 breed thoroughbred chromosome 7, TB-T2T, whole genome shotgun sequence, one DNA window encodes the following:
- the MRI1 gene encoding methylthioribose-1-phosphate isomerase, with protein MALEAIRYSRGSLQILDQLLLPQRSCYEAVGSVRQAWEAIRAMKVRGAPAIALVGCLSLAVELQAGAGGPGLDALVAFVREALSFLVTARPTAVNMARVARQLADAAAREAEREGATEEAVRERVIRCAEDMLEKDLRDNRSIGDLGAQHLLEKAAPGGGKVTVLTHCNTGALATSGYGTALGVIRSLHRLGRLERALCTETRPYNQGARLTAFELVYEQIPATLIADSAAAAAMAQRGVSAVVVGADRVVANGDTANKVGTYQLAIAAKHHGIPFYVAAPSSSCDLCLETGREIVIEERPGQELTDVSGVRVAAPGIEVWNPAFDVTPHDLITGGIITEMGVFAPEELRAALNATAS; from the exons ATGGCGCTGGAGGCGATCCGCTACTCCCGGGGCTCGCTGCAGATCCTCgaccagctgctgctgccccagcGCAGCTGCTACGAGGCGGTGGGCTCGGTGCGCCAGGCCTGGGAGGCTATCCGCGCCATGAAG GTGCGCGGCGCCCCCGCCATCGCGCTCGTGGGCTGCCTCAGCCTCGCCGTGGAGCTGCAGGCCGGCGCGGGGGGCCCGGGGCTCGACGCGCTCGTGGCCTTCGTGCGCGAGGCGCTGAGCTTCCTGGTCACCGCCCGGCCCACCGCCGTCAACATGGCCCGCGTCGCCCGCCAGCTGGCCGACGCCGCCGCCCGGGAGGCCGAGCGGGAGGGCGCCACGGAGGAGGCGGTCCGGGAGAG AGTGATCCGCTGTGCCGAGGACATGCTGGAGAAAGACCTCAGGGACAATCGCAGCATCGGGGACCTCGGAGCCCAACACCTCCTGGAAAAGGCAGCCCCCGGGGGCGGCAAGGTGACTGTGCTGACCCATTGTAACACTGGGGCGCTGGCCACCTCTGGCTATGGCACAGCCCTAG GTGTCATCCGCTCGCTGCACCGCCTGGGCCGCCTGGAGCGTGCCCTCTGCACGGAGACGCGGCCCTACAACCAGGGCGCGCGGCTGACGGCCTTCGAGCTGGTCTACGAGCAGATCCCCGCCACACTCATCGCCGACAGCGCGGCAGCCGCAGCCATGGCCCAGCGCGGCGTGTCCG CCGTTGTCGTGGGAGCTGACCGCGTGGTTGCCAATGGCGACACGGCCAACAAGGTGGGCACCTACCAGCTGGCCATTGCCGCCAAGCACCACGGCATCCCCTTCTACGTGGCCGCCCCCAGCTCCTCGTGTGACCTCTGTCTGGAGACGGGCCGGGAGATTGTCATCGAGGAGCGCCCCGGCCAGGAGCTGACAGACGTCAGCGGGGTCAGGGTCGCAGCGCCCG GGATTGAGGTCTGGAATCCTGCCTTCGATGTCACCCCCCATGACCTCATCACCGGCGGCATCATCACGGAGATGGGCGTCTTTGCCCCCGAGGAGCTCCGGGCAGCCCTGAATGCCACCGCCTCCTGA
- the YJU2B gene encoding probable splicing factor YJU2B, producing MGERKGVNKYYPPDFNPEKHGSLNRYHNSHPLRERARKLSQGILIIRFEMPYNIWCDGCKNHIGMGVRYNAEKKKVGNYYTTPIYRFRMKCHLCVNYIEMQTDPANCDYVIVSGAQRKEERWDMAENEQVLTTEHEKKQKLETDAMFRLEHGEADRGTLRKAVPTLSHLQEAQSAWKDDFALNSLLRRRFREKKRALQEAEERDQALQAKASLAIPLVPETEADRRLAALLKLHTLDSYEDKQRLKRTEISRRSWFPPAAAPGTGTSTSTSTSSGTGSSVLKKLAQSRRPAPAGTPITVGTLGIVRRRPQHAGGIPGLGGPRVPEGTTQDRPAHPQDCSQETVETPQTSGPGGQEGSGQHRTPSAPGPSQDTASPAPQDLRQPGGLSSSLVADYSDSESE from the exons ATG GGCGAGAGGAAGGGCGTCAACAAGTACTACCCTCCAGACTTCAACCCTGAGAAG CATGGCTCTCTCAACCGGTACCACAACAGCCACCCGCTTCGGGAGCGGGCGCGGAAGCTGTCCCAGGGCATCCTCATCATCAG GTTCGAGATGCCCTATAACATCTGGTGCGACGGCTGCAAGAACCACATCGGCATGG gtgTTCGCTACAACGCAGAAAAGAAGAAGGTCGGCAACTACTACACGACCCCCATCTACAG GTTCCGGATGAAATGCCACCTGTGTGTCAACTACATCGAGATGCAGACAGACCCCGCCAACTGCGACTACGTGATCGTGAGCGGCGCCCAGCGCAAGGAGGAGCGCTGGGACATGGCAGAGAACGAGCAGGTGCTGACGACAG AGCATGAGAAGAAGCAGAAGCTGGAGACGGATGCCATGTTCCGACTGGAGCACGGCGAGGCCGACCGCGGCACGCTCCGCAAGGCCGTCCCCACACTGAGCCACCTCCAGGAGGCACAGAGTGCCTGGAAGGACGACTTTGCCCTCAACAGCCTGCTGCGCCGGCGGTTCCGG gaaaagaaacgaGCCCTGCAGGAGGCGGAGGAGAGGGACCAGGCGCTGCAGGCCAAGGCCAGCCTGGCCATCCCGCTGGTGCCCGAGACCGAGGCCGACCGCAGGCTGGCCGCCCTGCTCAAGCTGCACACCCTGGACT CCTATGAGGACAAACAGAGACTCAAGCGGACGGAGATCAGCCGCCGCTCCTGGTTCCCCCCGGCCGCGGCGCCTGGCACCggcaccagcaccagcaccagcaccagcagTGGCACTGGCAGCAGCGTCCTGAAGAAGCTGGCCCAGAGCCGCAGGCCTGCGCCCGCCGGCACACCTATCACCGTGGGCACCCTGGGCATCGTGCGGCGGCGCCCCCAGCATGCGGGTGGGATCCCCGGACTGGGGGGGCCAAGGGTGCCAGAGGGGACCACCCAGGACAGGCCTGCACACCCCCAAGACTGCTCTCAGGAGACCGTCGAGACCCCCCAGACCAGCGGGCCTGGTGGGCAGGAGGGGAGCGGTCAGCACAGGACCCCGTCTGCACCAGGCCCCTCCCAGGACacagcctcccctgccccccaggacCTGCGGCAGCCAGGCGGCCTCAGCTCCTCCCTGGTGGCCGACTACTCTGACTCAGAGAGTGAGTGA